The Flavobacterium sp. 140616W15 sequence AGCTAAATTACAAGAAATAAACTTTGGAGAATGGATTGCGATTGGATTGGAGTCTTTGAGCAAAAGTGAAAAGCAAGAGCAATTAATTTCTAATGTGCTAAAAATACTTACTGAAGAATTGCAGAATAATAGAGATGTGATTCGTGAAAAAGTAAATGAATCTACACCTTGGTATACGCTCGGAGTAGCAGATAAAAAAATTGCAGACGGTATTTTTAATGGACTCTACGAGTTTATAGATGAAGCAAAACATACGGATAGTGGTATTCGAAGAAAAATAAATACTTATGTTCTTAATTTTATTTCTGAATTGAATAATTCACCAGAGTTGCAACAAAAAGTAAATGATTTAGTGATTGAGTTTGCTCATAAAAAAGAAGTGATAGAATATATTAGCGCTATATGGAGTCAGATAAAAGATGCAATTGCTACCGATTTAGAAAAGAAAGATGATTCTAAAATAAAAAACAGAATTATTAGTATGATTCAGAATTTCGGAATCAGTATAAAAAGTGATCCGGTAATGTTGGGCAAAATAAATGATTTTGTAAAAATAGATTTGCTAGGTATTCTTCTGAAAAATAAACAAATGATTGGTGATCTGATAGCTTCGTCAGTAAAGAGCTGGGATAAGGAAGAAATTTCTAATAAGCTAGAATTAGAAATAGGCAAAGATCTTCAATTTATACGTATTAATGGAACTGTGGTAGGAGGGTTTGTAGGTCTTTTAATTTATTTTGTAGAGCATATTATTACTTAAAAAAAGAGACAAGCCGTAAGTAGACTGCACCCAAAAGTTTAGACAAATTTATAATTAATTTTGATAATGATGAGCTCGATATTGTATCGGGCTCATTCCTTTTAAATTCAGTTTGATTCTTTCATTATTGTAATATTTTATATATTCTATAATTTCCTTTTTTAGATGATTTATGTCTTTAAATTTCATAATATAAAATAGTTCTGATTTTAATATGCCAAAGAAATTTTCTATAACTGCATTGTCTAAGCAGTTTCCTTTTCTTGACATACTCTGCACTAATCCTTTCTCCTTCAAAAGCTGATGATATCGCTTCATTTGATACTGCCAGCCTTGATCGGAGTGTAATATTAAATTAGTATCATTTGATATTCTTCGAAAAGACTTTTTAAGCATATTGGTGATTTGATTAAAATTTGGTCTTTCAGATAAATCATAACTTATTATTTCCCCATTGAAAAGATCAATTATAGGTGATAAGTACAATTTATTACCTGAGATATTAAACTCAGTTACATCGGTAGCCCATTTTTGATTGGGTTTATCAGCCTTAAAATTGCGCTGCAATATATTAGGAGCTATCTTTCCTTGTTCTCCTTTATATGATCTGTACTTCTTGATTCTGATTAAACTTTTTAATCCTAAAATTTTCATCAATCGCAACACTGTCTTGTGATTAATTAAAATTCCTTTTTGCCTGATTAATAAAGTAATACGCCTGTAACCTAATCTACCCTTATGATGATTGTAAATCTGTTTAATCAAATCTTTAACATCTTTGTATTTATCAATTACTTGACTTCTTTTTTCATAGTAATAATAAGTACTTCTAACCATGTTCGTACAATTTAGCAAGAGGTCTAAATCATATTTATGCCTTAGTTCCATTATGGTTTGAGCCTTTTGTTTTGATTGGCTTGTTCGGCTTGAACTAAGGCGTTGAACTTTTTTAAAATTTCGTTCTCAGCTCGTAAATACTCCAGTTCCTTTAAAAGTTCTTCTTCCCTAGTTAAGGGTTTGTCTGTTTTTCTCTGTTTTCTCTTAAAATTCATAGATCTGGGTCTTCCTTTAGGTTTAGATGATAATCCCTCTAAACCAAAGTTAGCAAAATCTCTTTTCCATCTGATAATAATTGAGTCTGAGGGAATGTTAAATTTTAAACGAGCTTCCCTTAGTGATAATAAATCCTTATCTATTGATAGTAATACTTTTTGTTTAAAATCAATGGAATAGACACGATTCTTCCGTGGTAACAATCCGATTGTTCCATATGCTCTGTAAAAGCTAACCCATCTACGAATATTTGACTCACTAATACTCTTTTCATTAGATACCGCTTCACTGGAGTATCCTTTCTCGATAACTAACCTTACACATTCAAGTTTGAATGCGTAATCATACTTGACTTTTCTTTCCATAAAAATGCCCCCAAATAGTGTCTAACTTTTTGGGGGCAGTCTAAAGACTTGTCTCTTTTTAGAATATTTTGAGTTTTGTTTTAATCTGGGTTTGCCATGATTTTAAAAAGTTCTGAATTAGAGATATAGAATCGATTTTCTAAAGCGATAGCGGCAAGCTTAGCACTCACTAAATTATTTTCTCGTGTATTAATCAAGAATAAAGAGCTCTCTCCAAATGAAAATAATCGTTCTTCTGAGTTGAGCATTGTAATGTTATTTTCGACCAAATCTTTGGCAAGTTTCTTCTGTTTTTGCAGTGAAGTGATTTCTATTTTTTGCGCATTTATTTTATTGGTCAATTGCACTTTTTCTAAAGCCAGAGCAAATTCATTTTCTTGAACTTTGTATTTGGCTAATTTCAAGCTCCCGCGTTCTTTTCTTAAAAACAGAGGAAAATAAAACTCCACACCAAATTTGTAATCTTGAAAACGATAATTGTCAATATAACTGGGTTCCGATAGATAGGAGTAACCCAAATTTATTTTTGGTAACAGCATATTTTGCTTTAGATCTTTCTCTACATTCAGGATATCTATTTTATTTTGTAGTGCATTTATTTTTGGATGTGCATCCAAGCTAAAGTCTTTCTGTAATAGATCATTAGTTTTTAGCGTTTCTTGTAAGGTGTTTTCTAGCGCTGTTTCTGGTATAAGATTTTCTGAAACCTCTAAGGGGATATTGTTTTCTAGCCAAAGAAAATTAGATAGTTCCAATTTAGATTTGGTTAGTTTTAGTTTAGAATCCTCATAGCTTAATTGTCTGTTTTTTAAACTTATTCCTGCTTCAATACTGTCAATTGCTGGTTTATCTCCGCGACTTATTAAGGATTTAATTCCTGATAAGCGTATTTGTGCATTGTTATTGTACATCTCATATAACCTCATCTCGTCGAAATTCTTCTTCCAATTAAAATAAGCAATCGAAGCATCGTATAAAATACTAATGGCTTGTAGTTTTCTCTCAGACTCGCTTAGTTTCATTTGAATTTTGGCTTTTCGAACATCTGCCATTCTTTGATTAATGAATAACCCTTGCCCGATAGGCACATTGATTCCAAAAGAAGTTAGTCCTTGATTTGGAGTAGAATTTTCGGGATTGAGATAAATACCCTCGCTATTATCGAATCCTGCTTTTAACTCAATTCCATACCAAGTGGGAATTTTAAAACTGCTATTTAAAATAGAATAGTATTCTTTGTCTTTAAATTCTTTTTTACTAAAATCGACTTCAATTTTTGGGTCAAAACCACCTCGAGCCATCATTAAATTAGCTTGAGCCTTGCTTACTTCTAAATTAGCATTTTTAACCAAAGGATGGTATTTTTTTACATATCCAAGAAATTCATTATAGGTGAATTCTTTAGAGATTGGTTCTTGGCCAAAAAGCGTAAAACCAATAAATAGAAAGACTAAATATATCGGTTTCATTATTTTTTTCTTTAGTGGTTTTTGTCTCGCTTTTATAATAATTTGGAGGGAATCCGTTTAGGGTTCTCCATATTTCAAACCAAATGGGTACAGTATCTAATAAAGCAAGCGTTTGAGCACCAGAGCCAATACTAAGTTGTTTTGGCCATTTTGCCTCAGATGGATCTGGAGCAATAAGGACTCTGTATTTGCCATTGGGGCTAATAAAGTTTTCAATAGCTACCACTTTTCCTCCAAATGTTCCATATGAAATATCTGGCCATCCAGAAAACACAATCGTCGGCCAGCCATCAAACCAAATACGCACTTTTTCGCCTTTTGACATCAGCGGTAAATCGATTGGACTTATGTAAGTTTCAACAGCAATATCATACTCAGATGGCATTATGGTTACAATTGGTGTTCCTTCTTTTATGGTTTCTCCTATACCGGCTAGCAAAGCTCTATTGATGTACCCATTTTGAGCTGCTTTGATGTAATACATGCCATTTCGAACGCTATAATTTACGTATTGATTTTCTAATTTATTGACTTGTGCTTCCGTGTCGAATTTATTACTTAAAGTTGTAAATTGATCACTTTTTGCTTTAGCTGTCTTCTCAGAATATTCAGCAGTAATTCTATTGATTTCTACTTTAGAATTAATGTATTCATTTTTGCTTGTTAGATACTTGTTTTCCTGAGTTACAATCTTAGCATCAACATCCTGTAATTTTAAACGTTTTTCTTCTACATCGGTTAAGGGTTTTAATCCTTCTTTGTTTAGTTGTACGGAACGATCATATTGCGTGTTTGCGATTTTTAATTGCGTTTTAACAGCGATAAGATCGATGCTGTCGCTTTTTATTTTTAAAAGAGATTGTTTTACTTTATTTTTTGCTTGTTCTAATTTTAATTTCTGTTCATTCTCTATGAATTCAATTTGCTTAGACAGCGTATTCACTTTTGAGTCATATGATTCTAGAGAATGCTTTTTTGCAGTTACTTGATTTTTAGTATTCTCTACCAAATTTGGATCCATGTAGTCTTCTTTTACTTCAGATATGTACATGATTGTATCTCCCTTTTTTACAAAATCACCTTCTTGAACATACCATTTTTCAATTCTTCCAGAAATAACACTCTGGATAGATTGCGGTCTTTGGTTAGGCTTTAGAGTTGTTACAGCTCCTGATCCAGAAATGTTTTGTGTCCAAGGAAAGAAAAGAGCAATTATACCAAAGATAGAAGTGCCTATAATGATTTTGTTCAGAATTCTGTAATGAGGCCTATTGCTTAGGTTTTTCACAGTTTCATACTTGTTAAGGGGCTGTATTTTTGTTTTGTTGTCAGAAATGTTTAGCATAACTCTTATTTTTTTTGATCAAGTATGATATGTCCTCTTTGCATCGTTATTTTTCGAGTAGATTTTGTTTCCCAATATGGATTTTTAGAAGAAACAATAATGGTCCATTTGTTTTTGTCTGAAGTTATAAAGTCAATAATTTCATTAGCAACATTATCATCCATAGTGTCAGTTGGATCTTCATAAAAAAGAATTTTTGGCCTATGAATAATACTTCTCGCCAATAGTAATTTTTGAGCATTTGATGAAGATAGTTGTTGCCCTTCGGGGAAAATATGTGTGTCTAAACCTTTTGGTAATTGTTTGATAAATGAGCCAAGTTGAACACCTTCGATTGCCCATTTTAAATCTTCAGAGCTTACACTAGGGTCATTAAAGGTTAGGTTTTCTAGAATAGTTCCTTCAAATGGAGTTTCATTGTAATTTATGTAGTTAATTTGTGAGCGGTATTGTTTTATATTTATTTTTTTATAGGTGTCATCATTGATGTAAAGAGAACCTGAGTTCTGTTTTAGAACTCTTGATAATAATCGAATCAGTGTTGTTTTTCCAGAGCCGTTCGTACCATCAATCACTACTTTTTCTCCTTGTTCAATTTTAAGATTAATATTTTCTAAAATAAAATTTTCTGAATCTGGAAATTTAAAATTCAAATTTTCAGTCTCTAACGTTATGTTATTGTAGTAATTATCGTCTTTAGAGTCTGTGTATTCTTCTAATTCTAAGTCATTTATTTGTCCTATTTTCTCAACAGAACTTAAAACGTCATAGAAGGTTTGAAGTCCCAAGATAATTTTCTCAACAGAGTTTATCACTAGTAAGATTATGATTTCTGCGGCTACAAACTGGCCAATGTTCATTTCTTGACCTAGTACTAGAAATCCCCCAATAGATAATAGACCAGCGGTTATTATTATTTTAAAGATAATTAATTGAGTAAATTGTTTTTTAATGACGCTAAAATGCTTCTCGCGATAAGTAACATATTCGGTTACTAAAGTATCGTTTTTTTGAAGCGCAAAATCATGAGTGAGTTCATTGATAAAACTAAAACTGTTGCGTGCTATTTCTTGTAACCAGCTTACAACGCTGTATTTAGCTTTTGATTCTTTTAGGCTGGTTTCTATTCCAGGGCTATAAGAGAATTTGAAAATAAAGAATAAAAGCAAAAGAAGGAGAACCCCGAAAATAATAAAATAAGGATGATATAAGGATAATAAAATAATCCCAAAGATGATTTGAAGTAAGGCAGCTGAGAAGTCAATTAATAATTTAGAAGTTCCTTTTTGAATAGTTAGCGTATCAAAAAAACGATTTGTTAACTCTGGCAAATAATGTCCATATATCTGATTTGATGTGATTTTAGGTAAGCGTGCTGCAAACTCAAAGGAGAATCGGACAAATATTTTTTGTTGTAAATTTTCAGTAATACGCAGCTGCATCAAAGATAAAATACCTACTAACGCTACACCAATCACTACCAGTATGATAAGTACAATCCATGAAACACT is a genomic window containing:
- a CDS encoding DUF445 domain-containing protein produces the protein MKSINNQDGISKSVGLIKMKRFALGVLGVAVVLFLISIYFKIGWLKAFSEAAMVGGIADWFAIVALFRHPLGLPIPHTALIPNNKDTIGQNLGTFVSDEFLIKDKLEAKIEQFNFAEKAANWLSEKNNANTIACLIIEDVIPGILKTIVDEDVQKFVQVKFEAKLQEINFGEWIAIGLESLSKSEKQEQLISNVLKILTEELQNNRDVIREKVNESTPWYTLGVADKKIADGIFNGLYEFIDEAKHTDSGIRRKINTYVLNFISELNNSPELQQKVNDLVIEFAHKKEVIEYISAIWSQIKDAIATDLEKKDDSKIKNRIISMIQNFGISIKSDPVMLGKINDFVKIDLLGILLKNKQMIGDLIASSVKSWDKEEISNKLELEIGKDLQFIRINGTVVGGFVGLLIYFVEHIIT
- a CDS encoding helix-turn-helix domain-containing protein; the protein is MERKVKYDYAFKLECVRLVIEKGYSSEAVSNEKSISESNIRRWVSFYRAYGTIGLLPRKNRVYSIDFKQKVLLSIDKDLLSLREARLKFNIPSDSIIIRWKRDFANFGLEGLSSKPKGRPRSMNFKRKQRKTDKPLTREEELLKELEYLRAENEILKKFNALVQAEQANQNKRLKP
- a CDS encoding TolC family protein, with product MKPIYLVFLFIGFTLFGQEPISKEFTYNEFLGYVKKYHPLVKNANLEVSKAQANLMMARGGFDPKIEVDFSKKEFKDKEYYSILNSSFKIPTWYGIELKAGFDNSEGIYLNPENSTPNQGLTSFGINVPIGQGLFINQRMADVRKAKIQMKLSESERKLQAISILYDASIAYFNWKKNFDEMRLYEMYNNNAQIRLSGIKSLISRGDKPAIDSIEAGISLKNRQLSYEDSKLKLTKSKLELSNFLWLENNIPLEVSENLIPETALENTLQETLKTNDLLQKDFSLDAHPKINALQNKIDILNVEKDLKQNMLLPKINLGYSYLSEPSYIDNYRFQDYKFGVEFYFPLFLRKERGSLKLAKYKVQENEFALALEKVQLTNKINAQKIEITSLQKQKKLAKDLVENNITMLNSEERLFSFGESSLFLINTRENNLVSAKLAAIALENRFYISNSELFKIMANPD
- a CDS encoding HlyD family secretion protein, which translates into the protein MLNISDNKTKIQPLNKYETVKNLSNRPHYRILNKIIIGTSIFGIIALFFPWTQNISGSGAVTTLKPNQRPQSIQSVISGRIEKWYVQEGDFVKKGDTIMYISEVKEDYMDPNLVENTKNQVTAKKHSLESYDSKVNTLSKQIEFIENEQKLKLEQAKNKVKQSLLKIKSDSIDLIAVKTQLKIANTQYDRSVQLNKEGLKPLTDVEEKRLKLQDVDAKIVTQENKYLTSKNEYINSKVEINRITAEYSEKTAKAKSDQFTTLSNKFDTEAQVNKLENQYVNYSVRNGMYYIKAAQNGYINRALLAGIGETIKEGTPIVTIMPSEYDIAVETYISPIDLPLMSKGEKVRIWFDGWPTIVFSGWPDISYGTFGGKVVAIENFISPNGKYRVLIAPDPSEAKWPKQLSIGSGAQTLALLDTVPIWFEIWRTLNGFPPNYYKSETKTTKEKNNETDIFSLSIYWFYAFWPRTNL
- a CDS encoding peptidase domain-containing ABC transporter, whose amino-acid sequence is MTPIKRFYNLLELDKKDIYQIFFYAIFAGLVSLSLPLGIQAIINFIQSGRVSVSWIVLIILVVIGVALVGILSLMQLRITENLQQKIFVRFSFEFAARLPKITSNQIYGHYLPELTNRFFDTLTIQKGTSKLLIDFSAALLQIIFGIILLSLYHPYFIIFGVLLLLLLFFIFKFSYSPGIETSLKESKAKYSVVSWLQEIARNSFSFINELTHDFALQKNDTLVTEYVTYREKHFSVIKKQFTQLIIFKIIITAGLLSIGGFLVLGQEMNIGQFVAAEIIILLVINSVEKIILGLQTFYDVLSSVEKIGQINDLELEEYTDSKDDNYYNNITLETENLNFKFPDSENFILENINLKIEQGEKVVIDGTNGSGKTTLIRLLSRVLKQNSGSLYINDDTYKKINIKQYRSQINYINYNETPFEGTILENLTFNDPSVSSEDLKWAIEGVQLGSFIKQLPKGLDTHIFPEGQQLSSSNAQKLLLARSIIHRPKILFYEDPTDTMDDNVANEIIDFITSDKNKWTIIVSSKNPYWETKSTRKITMQRGHIILDQKK